In one Microbulbifer pacificus genomic region, the following are encoded:
- the nagB-II gene encoding glucosamine-6-phosphate deaminase NagB-II, whose translation MSAVNSTEASKAGASMAMTVMETEAREAPSRITEQLQNNASIMADLGERLRSKPPRFVMIVGRGSSDHAGVFAKYLIEIETGTPTFAAAPSVSSVYGKKLKLEDALVIVISQSGRSPDILAQAQMAKDAGAYTIALVNDETAPIKDIVDQVVPLKAGPELAVAATKSYLCTLSAVLQLVANWTQDAELKAGVEMLPKALGEAIESDVQLRPEDLAAVKNLVVLGRGPGYGITRELALKLKEVCNIHAESFSSAEFLHGPVTLVEQKLTVVNVPIEDESYKAHSEQIADIIRRGGTLINLHVPSKGVHPRVAPLALLQRFYLDVAHVAVSRGINPDEPAGLKKVTQTI comes from the coding sequence ATGAGCGCAGTGAACTCCACTGAAGCCAGCAAGGCGGGTGCATCTATGGCGATGACAGTAATGGAAACCGAGGCCCGCGAGGCCCCGAGCCGGATTACCGAACAACTGCAGAACAACGCATCGATCATGGCGGATTTGGGCGAGCGCCTGCGTAGCAAACCGCCGCGCTTCGTGATGATTGTGGGACGCGGTTCTTCCGACCACGCTGGCGTGTTCGCCAAGTACCTGATTGAAATCGAAACCGGTACGCCGACTTTCGCCGCCGCGCCTTCTGTATCCAGTGTGTACGGCAAAAAGCTGAAGCTGGAAGATGCGCTGGTTATTGTGATTTCCCAGTCCGGCCGCAGCCCCGATATTCTGGCTCAGGCGCAAATGGCGAAAGATGCTGGTGCCTATACCATCGCGCTGGTGAACGACGAGACCGCACCGATCAAAGATATCGTCGACCAGGTTGTGCCGTTGAAGGCGGGCCCGGAGCTCGCGGTTGCCGCCACCAAAAGCTATCTGTGTACTCTGTCTGCGGTACTGCAGCTGGTCGCCAACTGGACCCAGGACGCGGAGCTGAAAGCCGGTGTTGAGATGCTGCCGAAGGCTCTGGGTGAAGCCATCGAATCCGATGTTCAGCTGCGTCCGGAAGACCTGGCCGCGGTGAAGAACCTGGTGGTTCTGGGGCGTGGTCCCGGCTACGGCATCACCCGCGAGCTGGCGCTGAAATTGAAAGAGGTGTGCAACATCCACGCGGAGTCCTTCTCCAGCGCGGAATTCCTGCACGGTCCGGTAACCCTGGTGGAGCAGAAGCTTACCGTGGTGAATGTGCCTATTGAGGATGAATCCTACAAGGCGCACAGCGAACAGATCGCCGACATCATCCGTCGCGGCGGCACCCTGATCAACTTGCACGTGCCGAGTAAAGGTGTGCATCCGCGTGTAGCACCGTTGGCGCTGTTGCAGCGTTTCTATCTCGACGTCGCTCATGTGGCGGTCAGCCGCGGCATCAATCCGGATGAGCCGGCAGGCCTGAAAAAAGTCACCCAGACCATCTGA
- the nagK gene encoding N-acetylglucosamine kinase, translated as MVALRDSRDVLYVGVDGGGSKCRASVFDADNRLLGTGVSGPANPLHGYAQTIDSIVRSAALAVADAGLPAETLGELVAGVGLAGVNMPRLYNEMSAWAHPFKQMFLTTDQHSACLGAHRGGDGAVIIAGTGSVGYSWVNGRSEIVGGHGFPHGDKGSGAWLGMEAVKYLLMAMEGLAQDSMLKQALQHALGTSDPYDVIEMMAGKPSSQYAKLAVPVVECAEADCPVAVSIMRDGAAYISDLADKLMESKPPRLTMIGGLAPRLKPWLKPHVAERVSDPLDPPELGCVYFAQHSLAALGDGKSKAEEADAKALFG; from the coding sequence ATGGTTGCTTTAAGAGATAGTAGGGACGTTCTCTACGTTGGCGTTGATGGCGGTGGCAGTAAGTGCCGTGCGTCTGTATTTGATGCCGACAACCGCCTGCTGGGTACCGGAGTCTCCGGACCTGCCAACCCCCTTCATGGTTATGCTCAGACCATTGATTCCATTGTTCGCTCTGCCGCGCTGGCGGTGGCGGACGCCGGTCTGCCGGCGGAAACCCTGGGCGAGCTGGTGGCCGGTGTCGGCCTGGCCGGCGTGAATATGCCTCGCCTCTATAACGAGATGAGTGCCTGGGCACACCCCTTCAAACAAATGTTCCTGACTACCGATCAGCATTCCGCCTGTCTCGGCGCCCATCGTGGTGGAGACGGTGCGGTCATTATCGCTGGCACCGGCTCCGTGGGTTATTCGTGGGTCAACGGCCGCAGTGAGATTGTCGGTGGTCACGGTTTCCCGCACGGCGATAAGGGCAGTGGTGCCTGGCTGGGGATGGAAGCGGTCAAGTATCTGTTGATGGCGATGGAGGGGCTGGCTCAGGACTCCATGCTGAAGCAGGCGCTGCAGCATGCGCTGGGGACTTCGGACCCCTATGACGTGATTGAAATGATGGCCGGCAAGCCCTCCAGTCAGTACGCCAAACTGGCGGTGCCGGTAGTGGAGTGCGCGGAAGCTGACTGTCCGGTTGCGGTCTCGATCATGCGCGATGGTGCTGCGTATATCAGCGATCTTGCCGACAAGTTGATGGAGAGCAAGCCGCCGCGCCTGACCATGATTGGCGGTCTCGCGCCGCGCCTCAAGCCCTGGCTGAAGCCCCATGTGGCGGAGCGGGTATCCGATCCGCTGGATCCGCCAGAGCTGGGTTGCGTCTACTTCGCCCAGCACTCCCTCGCGGCACTGGGCGACGGCAAATCCAAGGCGGAAGAGGCGGATGCCAAGGCGCTTTTCGGATAA
- a CDS encoding substrate-binding domain-containing protein: protein MGIHRGAIQIISGAIFTVAALLLGSLAHANEGTAKTLFRLTGSNTIGADLAPALVKDYLASIGASDIHQRSEGEKHWISARLQNEDIVVPIIALGSSTGFKALDNGSADIGMASRRIKSSEATALVRFGDFTGPQAEHVIGLDALVVAVHKDNPVSQLSVAQLADIYSGRIRNWAQLGGPDLPIRPLHRDMESGTRATFDEEVFGGSRAAAPFTYEVSGNHETRALVERDPTAIGYLPFADADGLHKVAIKSGDLAAVVPDRGIIATEDFPLTRRLYLYRNPGRYHPQVDSFLHFVESRAGQQIVADTGFINLTPVAVKVAPYTNAPDNYRELMENGSRLSISFRFADGSTELDNRALRDLHRLQDFMAVEENRHLSLTLVGFSDRKANANIADLISRFRALKVQGALLRDHQMGDSQIMAVGAFAPLTADSEQGPVKNSRVEVWIN, encoded by the coding sequence ATGGGTATCCACAGGGGCGCGATACAGATCATCTCAGGTGCCATTTTTACCGTTGCGGCACTGCTGCTGGGCAGCCTGGCACACGCCAATGAAGGCACTGCGAAAACCCTGTTCCGTCTGACCGGCTCGAATACCATTGGTGCGGATCTGGCACCGGCGCTGGTAAAGGATTATCTGGCGTCCATCGGTGCCAGCGATATTCACCAGCGCAGCGAAGGTGAGAAGCACTGGATCAGTGCCCGCCTTCAGAATGAGGACATTGTCGTCCCGATTATCGCATTGGGCTCCAGCACCGGCTTCAAGGCGCTGGACAATGGCAGCGCGGACATCGGCATGGCATCACGCAGAATCAAATCCAGCGAGGCAACCGCCCTCGTCCGCTTTGGCGATTTTACCGGCCCACAGGCAGAACACGTCATCGGTCTCGACGCCCTGGTAGTCGCGGTGCACAAGGACAACCCGGTTTCCCAACTGAGCGTGGCGCAGCTCGCCGACATCTATAGTGGCAGGATCCGCAATTGGGCTCAGCTTGGCGGCCCAGACCTTCCCATACGCCCCCTGCACCGGGACATGGAGTCCGGTACCCGCGCGACCTTTGATGAAGAGGTCTTTGGCGGCAGTCGCGCGGCGGCGCCCTTCACTTACGAGGTGTCCGGGAACCACGAAACCCGCGCCCTGGTGGAGCGAGATCCCACGGCCATCGGCTACCTGCCCTTTGCCGACGCCGACGGACTGCATAAGGTCGCCATCAAGTCCGGTGACCTGGCGGCCGTAGTTCCGGACCGCGGTATTATCGCCACCGAGGACTTTCCGCTCACCCGCCGCCTTTATTTATACCGCAACCCGGGCCGTTACCATCCGCAGGTGGACAGCTTCCTGCATTTCGTGGAATCCAGGGCCGGCCAGCAGATCGTCGCCGATACCGGTTTTATCAACCTTACCCCGGTGGCGGTAAAGGTGGCGCCCTATACCAACGCACCGGACAACTACCGCGAGCTGATGGAAAACGGCTCTCGCCTCAGTATCTCCTTCCGTTTTGCCGACGGCAGCACCGAGCTCGACAACCGCGCCCTGCGGGATCTTCACCGGCTGCAGGATTTCATGGCCGTGGAGGAAAACCGCCACCTCTCACTGACCCTGGTCGGCTTTTCCGACCGCAAAGCCAACGCCAACATCGCCGATCTGATCTCCCGTTTTCGCGCCCTTAAAGTTCAGGGGGCGCTGCTGCGGGACCACCAGATGGGCGACAGCCAGATTATGGCCGTTGGCGCCTTCGCGCCGCTGACCGCCGACAGTGAACAGGGGCCGGTGAAAAACAGTCGGGTAGAGGTCTGGATCAACTGA